The Pieris napi chromosome 9, ilPieNapi1.2, whole genome shotgun sequence genomic sequence GTATTTTAGCAGTCAAGTCAGAAAATTGTACCTaggcaaaactaaaatatcaatttatataaacatttaaactgTCAGGTTACAATCATAACTAttctgttaaaaaaacacgacCGTCAGTTGTAATGTTACATATAAAGCCAATCAGTTTGATTGATCTGGAATCTCTAGATGCCTGTCGGCTTAAGACAATACAAACGAAACGGTTTCTTGAAAAGCCCACAAACAGAATTGTCTCATTTATTACTCATTGTTTTCTAATACTTATGAGAAAATATCAATTGAGCTTATGCCCCCGACCACCTgcgaaaatataaatcaaaatactaTAAGGAATGTCATGTAAATACTTTCTTTAATATTCTTGTAGTCTTAGAATTCCAACTTcgtttcaaattattaaaattaacaccATAAGATCAGCCATTGGTGGCAATGTTCCAAGCTTCATAATAGTTTCTTTAATTGTCACTTGAAAGTAAATTATGATCATTATATTgagtattttgttaaataataaatgaaatggttaaaaaataaagctgaAGTCAAAAGGGTTTTGTGTTCTActgaattattgttatatgagtaaagagataaaaaaacgtttttataCTACTAACGACATCTATTATTTCtctgtttttttagtttcgcTACGCACCGCTAGGTCGCacgatattaaatattttcaccTCGGCTACTCACTCATAGATGACACCATTTCTATATCTTCAAAAACTATTTGCactaattttttatacaattacttAGCTGACCGGACAAACGTTGTTCCatgtacaatattatttctaggaaacattttttaggtcaataaaaataacgatctactaattaaataaaaaaacggtTAATCATAAAGTTAGTAGTaaagttgtatgtattttgtgtgctgtatcataaaaaaaaactttagaggtgtcaagggacacccggatggaacgaaattcctttcgattaatttatatgttaatttgtatcataacagtgtgatagattttctcgacaccaatcttacgacgaaaaaaaaagccaacatcacgaggtgttctcaggcggtcacccatccaagtactgacctcgcccgacgttgcttaacttcggtgatcggacgagaaccggtgtattacaatacaaatacaaatagcaaaaaagtgtcgtgacaacttttcgtaagaattttttccgtctagcccacACAGACGGAAcgtttcacaacgcgcgataaggaacttcgttccaataaaaattttgggtCGGGACCAGCCTTAACATGTAGGGAGGTGAAAAATAGATGCtttccgattctcagacttactgaatatgcataaaaaattcataagaatcagtcgagccgtttcggaggagtatgggaacgaacattgtgacacggaaattttatatatatgtatatagatataatttatacatacataaagaGCATAgaccaaaaataatatatttcacagAATATccctttaattaatatttgacaattttttttcaggttATCAAATGACACGCAAGTCATGCACGGCGGGCGGGGCGCGAGGTGCTTGCATGTGGGTGCAGGAGTGCAATCGAGTTGGGGGGAGACATGCAGGTGTATGTGTGGACGGATTTATGTTCGGGTCCTGCTGCAGGCTACCCGACAAACCTATTATTATAGAAGGTACTGTctcacaataaaaaaattaaactagtaACGATATAAGTCATGTGATTTGTCGATGCTATTTCGCACAATGTTGTACTTCACAAGTGTTAATGATGcaaatggaaagaaaaatattttgcccGTGATTCAAAGGCACGACCTCAAGATTAAGGCACTAGTTTTTTTAAGCAGTTGTAATTCAATTCGactttatttgtatttcttgACAGTTCTTGAAATCTGTCGATTAAATTACcatactatatttaataaaaaatattgacttcCAGAAACCCAAAGCCCAGTAACAATAACGGAACGGCCGTATACAGCGCCACCTACCGATACAACGCAGACAACGCCAAGACCTACAACACAAACACAGCGCCCTTCGTTCATGACCAAACCTATAGATGGCGCGCCACACAGCTATAGGCCTCCAGAAATCAACTTGCCAGTCGGCAATCTAGAATCAATTAGCGAACAAAATAGTGatatagttaataaaataacatataacagTGTAAATAAGTACCAAAATGTAAATAGGCCGAACAATGATGTGGAAGCTAGTCCccacaataaaatatcttcTAGTCTTAGTTTAATACCTGGAGCTCGACCGATGGCGGTGTCTGATCAAAATCTAGACAACAGTATTCCTGCAGGTGAGTTATTATAAGTTCATTGCAGTTACGGTAGATGTCAATAGTgacaatattgtatttaaatgttatttgctGTTTCGGAATTCCAAAACAATTATGGTAGAGGAGAGTGACCAAATATGGAATaccattttgatttttagGCATAATTTCCACaagtgttataaataaaaaactttttgtggtaattattaacaatcatATATTTGCACTTTAGTTTGTAAtaagtttaggttttattgattagtttaaggtaagaaaaaatttaagaaactaaATAACGATTTAGGTACCTAAATATGGAATAGGTACCCCAAATATGGAATACTATAAACACTATCAAaaattaaccttaaaatacacGAGACTGTTTGGAAACTTGGTATAATATGGAAAggtacacaatttttttacaaaaatcacATATCCAGGTATCAAACTCTGGCACAGCGCAATCATTACATGCCCAGAGTCCACACATAAGATACTTGATCCATGTTTCCCCATGAGTATCATTCGAAACCAGCACACCACAGAAAATACACTCCGAATCTTCAGATTCTGGAGCTGTATATCCTATCAAGGCATCGGGTTCACTGTCAGTATCAAATAGCATCACCTCCTCATCATCTGAATTAGGCTTAGTCTTCTCTTTTGGTTTTTTACCTTTGATATTGATTAGATTAGATTGATATTTTCTCATTCTGCTTTTAATTCTTGTTTTTTGCCAACACGACAGTTTTCTTTCCGAGTGTAGTAGCTGCGGCTTCTCCTGGAGAAAATTCGTTTTTCTgacataatcaaaataaagtaGATCTTGACACATCAAAGTATTTTCCAGCTTTTAAATAACCCATTTGTTTCTCtcttactaattttattacttccgCCATATGCTCTGAATCCATTCCTTTCGCTTTGTTTTCGAGTTGACGCTCGCCATTTtggtaaaacattaaaaaaatatataattaacaaaatcatCATGTCAGCTGACACTTCAGAGAACCAATTATGGAATAGTCCATAATTGGATACTGTGATCTGTCCATATTTGGATTTTCCAACGATTTCAAACTGACattcagatttttatatttaagaaagtaaTATCATCTAATACCgctaaaacatacaaaagaaCGTCTAAACGGTCTCTAAGAGCTATAAAATCAATACTGTGTGCACTTTCTTTACgaaaaatacgtatttttaacataCCTTAGAAAGTTATGCGGTAGcgacaaaacaaaaaactgtcATAATGACGAAAGCACTTGCTCAACTGACATGCTACAACTTGTACGCGTAAAAGagagtaaaaagagacagaaaaTCATTGTTTCTTGCGTATGTGAGTTTGCATTTGGGAGAAATAGGGGTATTCCATATTAGGGATACTATCCCATATTTGGTCACTTTCCtctaataattaagtttaattgcCTCTTCGCAATTTGCATTGCATTTTACTGCTTTACATGCTGCAAGTATTGGACATTTTTGTAAGAGGCTAATGCCATAATAGGACTATAGAAGTCCTCTGGTAACAGATCACTAGCCTTCCATCGCCGTCAGAAAATATACTTAAGCCTTCATACTGTGACTAAAACTagcatacaaattaaaatagataCTAGGATAAAGTGTTTCGTATAAAATGTCGGGTACTGGGATACTATATTTACTGCCATAGAACAGTGAAATTCGTTTTAGCTATAATTGGATCTTTgacgaaataataaatttaatgaaagcTAAAAGGGAAGGTTATACTTATAatgtataagtatatatattatgaggtctactttgttattttttgataaataaagatgATATTATGAATTATGTATGAGCTTTAATACGATTGACATATTGATAGACTTACCTGTGCAGTCATTTGCATACTTCACACTTGAtagtgtaataaatattaatttccaaatatacattttcagTCCACATGTCCAGACCGAACAACGTGAACACAATGCACTGGCAAGCGACCACTGAACCCAGCTTCATAACGAAACCACGACCTAACTGGGAGAAACCGGGAAAACCGAAACCGACCAAGAAGTTCACAACCACAACGAGTAAACCTCACAAGAATTACCAGAAACCGAAAGATCCGATGCTGAATATGATCAACAAAACTGAAGATACCACATCACCTTCTATACAGACTACTGCTGCTACTACAAGTGTTGGTTCGTAttcctatttattaatttgatactTACTCCGGTGCCCGTAATCTGTAACTCTCAGTAATGAAACAGTGCCATCTACAATCACTATGATGTTATACTCACCTCACGTTACGCCCACGAAGGTATTCCTACCAAAGCAGTATTTAACTTTTAGATTTTCGCTACTGAGGCCTTCAGGCCAATCAGTCTTTATATTGGTCGAGGATCCTGTCGTTAGTTCGGGTGAAGGGTAGCACTCTCTATATTGAAGTGGCAAAATTACTATTAAgagtttcttatttttttttatttggttatGCAGTTCTTGCACTTTTCccttaatatttcttaatgtttcgtttttttttcttactaggGTTGCTTGGAAGAGAtagcttgttagcgataaaaCCGTCCTTTGCATccctaatattttattttaatggtacgaattttaatagataataagTTACTATGATAAAAACGCCatctgttttttataaaataaaattattagattcTTATGCAAATTCCGTCACTAAACTTGGCGTTAGCTAACTTTTCACACATCAGCGTCATCTGAATTGATATTGAGGGCACAACGCCGCTACTTTACTACCGCTACTACTACGACGTTTTTGTTTGCAAGTTCGATGTAGTTCCctcaatatccgtagcgctAATGTCGCAAACACGGACTGAACGGTGATGATTTAACATTGCGGTCCCAATAGCTTCACACGCCACATTTCAAAACTAATCCctaatattgtatgtatacgtttaatgaaaatacacaaaaatttgCAATACCATgagagtaaaaaaaattgtattagttACAATACAAATTCATGTAAAAAAGAGTTTTATACCTACAATAGTTatcacttattttatttcagttgTATGtccattttagttttaaaatgggACTGTCAGCACTATACAGTGCACGCGTGGGACCGAATTGGTTTACCCGAATTGCACAAAAGATAGCTGTGagcataataatataaaaaataaatcaattattctTGTGTCATATAAAGACTTTGAAATGTTAAGTTAACGTATGCAATACAGACTACGCGTAATCAATAGCGAAGTATTTAAGTAGCTctgttcataaaaataaatcagtggcgctacaacctgtttacctctaggcctcagattttctgtatctgtttcatgatcatttggcaatgtaataggcaagtaagtgatcagcgtTATGtacctgacacatgccgtcgactttttgggtctaaggcaacccggtttcctcacgatgttttccttcaccgttcgagcgaatgttaaatgcgcacatagacggtccattggtgcacagccggaaaTCGAACCTTCTatcttagggatgagagtcgcacgctgaagccactaggccaacactgctctgttcATAACGTATCGTAAAtgaatgaatacaatttttaggTAATATGGTTGTTCAGGTGGCTTTAActactgttttaaaattaagtccCCGGTCGCGTCTGTCTGCCTAGATCAGTGTGTGTGGGGCCCACGCCCCACAggggggcaatttgattgttatgggtgctatttgaaaatttattaaaattacttggaattacaatttcagtttttcataatatgttttgaaaatttacttactttcGTTAACAACTtcctagtaatttcttcctaCAGCCTATCATTTAAGCTTAAGAGAACAATTCTACAttagtacataataataaaaaaaaaattgttaagaaTTTTAGTAAGGCTAAGAAAGGCTCATAAAAAGTTGGGAAGTACTGGTCTAAATGAATATTAGTTCGGAAAATTGGTTTTTACAAGTAGTATTATTCCTGAGGTAGGGGAAGGTGGGGACCCTTCGTACGgttttcacattttattttttaaaatttttatttttccatgAATCAATCACCTGATAGCTTAAATTTATAGTCTAACTATCTgagattcaaataaaaaaatgacaaatgattTCATCCGATGTTTCAAccataattatgatttaaactaaatctgGAATACGTACGAATCTGCCCCATCAACGGGGCACCTTCGTACAGTGTTGGGGGTACCTTCTTACGCTCTAGGGaagttcaaaattcatttattagccatgaaattaaacacaaaaataagatttaacttctattaaacaaaaataaaatagttttcttatgtaaaacaaaatttaattagttaggtATCTTAAATTTAGGATTACATTTTTTACTCTTTGGTGTGGATTAGAACTTCTTATTTTCGGGTGTGGCAGTATAAATTCGTGGTTTTCCTGGCCGTCATCGTCATTTTGcttgttttattacttcttacACAATGCGAATAGGGTCGAAATGCCTCTGGTGTCGAAACTGACTTCGAAGGAACTACTATTTGATGGATTGGTAAATTATTCACAGCATCTGGTTCACAAGcatcaaaatcaaccttagtcaagatgccttaacagtagtgtaatatgtagaaagtcgaaaacttaatttgtatgatAAAGACAGTTCGCGTcgacaaatttttatacaaatttagttgtaCAATTCGTTCAAATGTGCCCCATCTAGTGCTGTCCGAATGTACCCCACTAACTGaattacaacaaaatataacttattttaatattaataggaaaacgtcataaattaagtattggaGACGtatcttaagtatattttgctAGTTACTGATAGAATACTTTACacgaaaacttattttatctaCGGTAACAAGAGATAAAAACATAgatcaaaaaattacttaccgaGCGCGAAAACACGTCCATGCCTGTAACTTCACTCTCATCGGTGCGAATTTCACGAAACTTCGTTGATGTATAGTTGGTACCTCGACTCATGCACACATACAAAAGCAAGACTGTACTTTGTTTcgttcaagttttattttgactgtatGAATGTGCCCCGCGTACGAAGGGTAACGATCTTccctatataatttttcatgaTTTTATGTAAACTGTCTGAAATAGAACGATTATTGTTGACTAGTTTGCAAAAATGCAATCCtggttattaataatatattctaattTGCAGAGTGCGGCGTAACAGCGATGTGGCCTCGCCCAGACTCTCGTATAATGGGTGGCAAAGACTCTTCCTTTGGGCGTTGGCCGTGGCAAGTCTCAGTTAGACGGAACTCGTTTTTCGGTTTTTCTTCAACACATCGATGTGGTGGCGCCATCATCAACGAAGGATGGATAGCAACGGCCGGACACTGCGTTGACGAGTGAGTCTGGATAATAGATATTAGACTTGAAAACAGAAATAAgcattattttcatataacatCAATAGGAATGAATAATCAAATTGTGTCAAACAAAAATCGTTTCTAAGGACGTTTTTGAGTgaaagcttttttaaaatattatcggACACAGCCGGGGCCAGAATGCATGACTTTAAggttgaaatatatataaatatggtaTCAATTCACCTAATGATTAAGTACTTGTATGTGAAGATTTTTATTGGCGTTCTAAGTTGTTTGCATTTAAACCATAATTTAGTTGTTACCTGTAAATCttgtcaattaataaaattaaaaaggctAGCCACTTGGTTAACagtagttaataaaatattaaatttgggAGGTGATAAATTATCATAGACAAACTAGAAACAAAAGTTTTCTACTAACTGTTTTCGGACATCTTAgtcaagtattttttataagcttTTTTAGCAATAGCTTAAATAACTATGTATATAACTATATTACATTACACGGATaaaatttgtctaaaaaagaaattatttagttattttgctttattgtGCTATTTATTGGTCAAGTTATTTCATCGACaactactataaaaaaaacaatggtgTGTGTGgaccttttaggtctaggtCTCAGATTTTCAGACtagacacacgccgtcgagtttttgggtttaaggcaacgcggtttcctcacgatgttttccatcatcgttcgagcgaatgttaaaagcgcacatagaaagaaagtccaattGTGcctagccggggatcgaacctacgacctttgAGAGTCGCAtgtagccactaggccaacacttctcGATAactactattttttttcaaatttttttttaaatttttttcgttttccAGCTATCTACTATATCTTTTAACTTATAAACTTGATTAACAgatgctatttttatttataaaactatttttccaGCCTCCTCACATCAGCTATTCGAATCCGCGTGGGAGAGTTCGACTTTTCGTCCGTTTCCGAACAATATCCCTACGTAGAAAGGGGCGTGGCACGAAAAGCAGTTCATCCCAAATACAATTTCTTCACTTATGAGTACGACTTGGCTCTGGTGAAGCTCGATGCATCTGTGCAGTTTGCACCTCACATTTCGCCCATATGCTTGCCGGCGTCTGATGATTTGCTGGTGGGAGAAACTGCTACCGTCACTGGATGGGGGAGATTATCTGAAGGTGGAGTGCTGCCATCTATATTACAAGAGGTGAGTTAGAAGAATATAGACACTAAAAAAGTCATTccgaataaattaaaaaagtttttttttgtttttgttataggAAAACAGATAGGTACATCacataaagaatataataactaaataataactaagcctcatttattccttgaaaaatTCATCCAGATTTACAAAAGATACAcacactttaaatttttaaatacacaaatagttaaaaaaaaatcaaggaCCTCCTATAGGCCTCCtaatatattgaataaaaaatgcatcataataaatgtttcaCGTCTAAAAACCAAATGAGAAATTTTGACACAAACATAGTCAATTTGCTTTCTATTAGGTTATCAACTTtgcgaaataatttaatgaagcACTCTAATcgaataaacttaattttagtaattaatttgtatgattTAGACCTCTAAATTAGGATAATTGGTATCAACAAAAACGTAGCTAAAACAGGGaagattatttgttttttttttgtaattggaggcaaacgggcagaaggctcatctgatgttaagtgtacCCATACCCAgtacccatggacactcacattgccagaaggctcgcaagtgcgttaccggcctttagATGCTACGTATTTATTTACCCgtaatatttatcataatttgaaaatatttcgtaataacaataattacagGTCCAAGTACCAATAGTATCGAACGAGCGTTGCAAGTCAATGTTCCTGCGCGCGGGCAGGCATGAGTTCATTCCTGATATATTCCTCTGTGCCGGCCACGAGACAGGGGGACATGACTCATGCCAGGGGGATTCTGGAGGACCCCTACAGGTAAATACTAGTATTATTCCTTTCACACCATGGAAAtgtttaaagaattaaaaaaaaacttttttaattttgttaatttttaattattattatgtctaTGTACGTtaagtaaattgtaaatactgtttattggattgttatgtttagttaCATGaagaacaaatattattattataaaattcgcttatattattttgtatttaattttgttttgtaattaattgtatttaaaaataatttatttaatgaaaaactcATGTTTAATTCTGtgaatacttaattatttgaaatacaatatttatacgtTTAATAACGTGTATGCTCTGTTTTTGTTCATTTCCTTGAAATAACCGGCAAGTATATTTTGGACCCTATGGAAGTATTTAATTACTGCCAAATTCAaaggaataataattaaatgagcTGTTAAttccattaataaaatatgttgtgGTTGGGACAGTCCCATCTGACCAAGATTTCTGTAAAGCACACGGAAcgtcaatataaataatgtcaaATGAgctatctatttttttactagGAAATGGAATAgctttaattgaattatttaataactatatgaaaatgttttatttttgtaatcaaTTGTAAATAGACTGATAGATGAATTTCAACCGTGAGTTCGTGTGTTTGAATCCCAGCTGAGCACCAAAGGGGTTTtacttctataataatatgcacAATTAACATTCGGTCGTAATTTGAAGGAAAAAGTATTGTGAGGTTCTGATCTAAAAATCGCCGGCGCTTTAATGTTTGTGAATGTTCCAATACAAGgttgttttaataacatacgaaattatttaaacatttagcatcaattatttttttttaaatattaatgcgtcgtttgtttaaagtttaatttcagttttcttttttttatctactaatgttttctgttattttgtatatattttgtttatcaatatAACCTTTTATTATATggatttgtgtaattaaaaaaaaaatcagtggcgctacaacctctttaggtcttggcctcagaattttaaatctgtttcatgataatttttaaatctaataggcaagtaggtgatcagcctccagtgcctgacacacgccgtcgactttccgggtctaagacatgtcggtttcctcacgatgttttccttcaccgttcgagcaaatgttaaaagcgctcatagaaagaaaatccatttgtgcaccagccggggatcgaacctcagggatgagagtcgcacgctgaagccactaggccaacattgctcataaataaattacctatAATTTTCAGGTGAAAGGAAAGGACCATAGATACTTCTTAGCTGGCATCATCAGTTGGGGAATCGGATGTGGGGAAGCGAATCTACCTGGTGTTTGCACAAGGATATCCAAGTTCGTACCGTGGATACTGCAAACGGTTAACTCGTAAGATATTTTTTGGgaattatataacattgacAGGAAGCTATTCTAGCAGAATTATTtgtgataaatttatttattgaccgTAAGCTTTTAAAGCAgaattgaagtaaaacttttttgatgtaTTTTATATCCGTATTTCGCTGACCAAGACTGAAGAGCACTCAACGCGTCAAGTTAAGAACGTCTTATTAAGaagatttatttgaattaatttttgggaaaaattgtttttttgttcctTGAACAACCAATTTTTGAGAGGTGTTCTAATGTCGGCCGTATTTAGTAGTGATTGCAACATACGTTTGTATAATGTCACGAACaataaaaatggaatataggagtttcataaaaaaagtcTGAATACATAGTTTTAACTTATCTGCTTATGTGTAACAGAAATTAACTGAACTAGTACAGTATTTCCCCCTATAACGCGTTTTCGTATAACGCGATTACCGTCT encodes the following:
- the LOC125052581 gene encoding serine proteinase stubble isoform X1; this encodes MHAARAPGVVVMSWWWTVALIAVLPVRAAPRAASGELFYSYQMTRKSCTAGGARGACMWVQECNRVGGRHAGVCVDGFMFGSCCRLPDKPIIIEETQSPVTITERPYTAPPTDTTQTTPRPTTQTQRPSFMTKPIDGAPHSYRPPEINLPVGNLESISEQNSDIVNKITYNSVNKYQNVNRPNNDVEASPHNKISSSLSLIPGARPMAVSDQNLDNSIPAVHMSRPNNVNTMHWQATTEPSFITKPRPNWEKPGKPKPTKKFTTTTSKPHKNYQKPKDPMLNMINKTEDTTSPSIQTTAATTSVECGVTAMWPRPDSRIMGGKDSSFGRWPWQVSVRRNSFFGFSSTHRCGGAIINEGWIATAGHCVDDLLTSAIRIRVGEFDFSSVSEQYPYVERGVARKAVHPKYNFFTYEYDLALVKLDASVQFAPHISPICLPASDDLLVGETATVTGWGRLSEGGVLPSILQEVQVPIVSNERCKSMFLRAGRHEFIPDIFLCAGHETGGHDSCQGDSGGPLQVKGKDHRYFLAGIISWGIGCGEANLPGVCTRISKFVPWILQTVNS
- the LOC125052581 gene encoding serine proteinase stubble isoform X2, which produces MHAARAPGVVVMSWWWTVALIAVLPVRAAPRAASGYQMTRKSCTAGGARGACMWVQECNRVGGRHAGVCVDGFMFGSCCRLPDKPIIIEETQSPVTITERPYTAPPTDTTQTTPRPTTQTQRPSFMTKPIDGAPHSYRPPEINLPVGNLESISEQNSDIVNKITYNSVNKYQNVNRPNNDVEASPHNKISSSLSLIPGARPMAVSDQNLDNSIPAVHMSRPNNVNTMHWQATTEPSFITKPRPNWEKPGKPKPTKKFTTTTSKPHKNYQKPKDPMLNMINKTEDTTSPSIQTTAATTSVECGVTAMWPRPDSRIMGGKDSSFGRWPWQVSVRRNSFFGFSSTHRCGGAIINEGWIATAGHCVDDLLTSAIRIRVGEFDFSSVSEQYPYVERGVARKAVHPKYNFFTYEYDLALVKLDASVQFAPHISPICLPASDDLLVGETATVTGWGRLSEGGVLPSILQEVQVPIVSNERCKSMFLRAGRHEFIPDIFLCAGHETGGHDSCQGDSGGPLQVKGKDHRYFLAGIISWGIGCGEANLPGVCTRISKFVPWILQTVNS
- the LOC125052581 gene encoding serine proteinase stubble isoform X3, with translation MSWWWTVALIAVLPVRAAPRAASGELFYSYQMTRKSCTAGGARGACMWVQECNRVGGRHAGVCVDGFMFGSCCRLPDKPIIIEETQSPVTITERPYTAPPTDTTQTTPRPTTQTQRPSFMTKPIDGAPHSYRPPEINLPVGNLESISEQNSDIVNKITYNSVNKYQNVNRPNNDVEASPHNKISSSLSLIPGARPMAVSDQNLDNSIPAVHMSRPNNVNTMHWQATTEPSFITKPRPNWEKPGKPKPTKKFTTTTSKPHKNYQKPKDPMLNMINKTEDTTSPSIQTTAATTSVECGVTAMWPRPDSRIMGGKDSSFGRWPWQVSVRRNSFFGFSSTHRCGGAIINEGWIATAGHCVDDLLTSAIRIRVGEFDFSSVSEQYPYVERGVARKAVHPKYNFFTYEYDLALVKLDASVQFAPHISPICLPASDDLLVGETATVTGWGRLSEGGVLPSILQEVQVPIVSNERCKSMFLRAGRHEFIPDIFLCAGHETGGHDSCQGDSGGPLQVKGKDHRYFLAGIISWGIGCGEANLPGVCTRISKFVPWILQTVNS